A region of the Dreissena polymorpha isolate Duluth1 chromosome 6, UMN_Dpol_1.0, whole genome shotgun sequence genome:
CAGGATGcaaaatcaacggggttttcatgggtttacacacgggctggacagaatataaacacaccgttaagaacttattttttgcaaatatctcaagttattgaaattcatttgcaaaaatccTTAGTGCATAAAAgtcagtttttcttgcagtttgtgccgatatcttaagttataagaatcaatccttgaatacgtctgaaatcggtgacaaaattttgCGTTGCGTGTAGCATAACCGTATCAACATAGaaatttttaacaagaacacattcatattaaataaaataattctaatgtatttcacactgccataagcagcataaaatctATATTGAATGCActagttaacatttttaagaaaaaacatgttttaaaaagttattcgaaaaaaaaacacaacctcttaccggttcccacaaagtcacgtgatcctgcacactGGTTACTATGATCTGCAAAGAAGTCGTCAAAATGGGTTATAAGCCAATTGTGTTTAATTTCAGTTGTGGTAGCCGAGGTAACCCAGACCTCTATTGGAGTGGGGTACGAGATCGGACGAGCCGTGGCCATGGGCAAGAAGATACTGTGTCTCTGCAGACCTTCGCCTGATAAACGTGAgtgtattgatataaaaaaatgttcGAGTTGTtaattaaattacttcatgtattATATCTTTATAAAACATGAAGTATCATGTTTTGCTTTAACAGACAGTGGTTTATCAGCCAGGTATCAGCTGTAAATATTtagtattttatttacatattaaactGATTTATATCCTGACCGATTGAacagtattattactattgttttGGGCAATTTTTAGCAACTTGTATTTTACCATGGACGTAATACTTTAGTATACGTGTCcgtaataaaacaataacaatttaaaaagaaacatgaaGTAATCTTAAAGTTTGTTATTACTTGTTTTTAATTACTTGCAATAATAAGGCACGCACTTGTGCATTTTTTCTCAGAAGACAAAATAAACAGACAAACATCCCAGTATCCAAGTAGTGACGTCAATACAGCAGCAACAGGCTTAAATATCATCGTTgtaaaacaaattgcaaattgTTTTTATGGCTTGCAGGTCTGTCTGCCATGATAGCTGGGGCTCACAATGGCACCACATTTGTCGTAAAAAATTACACCGAAGAAGAGGCAGAGCAAATATTTAAAGACTTTCTTACATAAACGTTCGGCATTCAAATAGTGTGAACGGTCCCGAGTTTCGTCGGTTGACGTCATCAGATTTTTGTCTCACGACACAGCTGCGTTTACACGGGAGTAatattttctaataaattatATTGGCTATGTATAACTATGCATTAATATAACCAGGTATGTTTATGTTAATGAGAGTCGGACACAATTTGTATTACACAAGTTTTAAACTTATAATAACTGTTAGTCTGTCAACAGCTTTTATCCCTCATTAAACGCCATCGACAACTGAGAACAGGCGTTGCATATTTTTCCGAAAAAGTACTGAAATTAAAATGGCGTACATTTCACGAATTTGTGATTGAGACATAAGATACGAAACAAACTATCGATATTTAATAGTAAACAGTAAACGTACTTATGCGTAAATATTTCGCCTTTAACGCGCTGCTTCGATCCAAATAGCCAGCCtttctataaaaataaaaaaatcgtcaTTTAAATCCGACTTCATGCATTAAAATAATTACTCGCTGTGCTTTGGTACTTAATAACTTTAGATTTCCCCTAATTTGTCTTTTTTAGAAGCAGATAGTTTAAGGACGGGTACCTCTACACCTGTGTCATATTGCAAATTGTCACAATCATAAATGTTCCTACTTGTTTAAGGTCACTCACTTTAGGCTAGTAAATGGAAGTCATAGGGGCGTATTTCCTactataacataaaatatttgcatttatcaaaaaaaaaacaaagcgtACCTTAACTAACATCGGGAGAAAAATCTCTATGATCTTGTTTTAATGGcacgtttgttttgtttttgtaggaCTTTTCCACGTTttgaacagtatttcagtcatataacgGCGGTCATTTCAACAACCCACACTTTCCTGGGTTAGATGGGTTACCAGTTTTAGTGTGGTAGTCCAGCGCTCTAACTGTACCATCCGGCCCGACGAAAGTGtaatatatttagattatttatttcatcaaagaTCACAAACGCTGCAAAATTGGGAAAACATAAATCAGAGAACATAAATACTGATTACTTTACAAATACATAGGTAACAACAGTAGCTATTATCAGCAACAGTTGAAAACTTATGGTTTATATGGAAAGgtgtattttgtaatcaaaacTTTTATTAATGCCAACACACTAATTCGGTTGTAAGGAatgaaagaaaatgtattataattacattatgtggaaattaattaaaacaacaaattcaTAACACATAAAAATAACGTGTGAACATTACAGAAAATGTTTCTAAAATGTGCAAAACCATGGGTAGTACACTGCTGTGTGTGGTGGACCAGAGATCCTATTCAATATGATTCTAACAGAACAGGTAATACAACCTACTGTATACTTAATGAACACCTTTATTATTATTGGACAACATTAAagatacaataaaacaaatacaacgtaCACTTTTAACATCATTAACATTGCAGGAATAATGTGTTCTAGTAAAAGCACATGGTGTATCTAACATATTGGCTTTGATAAATGTTCTTATCTTTCAAGCCTATTAACACTATGTGAAGAGCTGACATGAAAACAACTCTTGGTCAATAGCTCATATACATTAGTTTTAGCTGCTTTACGTCAAACAAAATGTTACTTTCTTTTGTTTGAGGTTCAGAAAACTTAGTTAAACTTAGTTAATTAGCTTATTTCTTTAGTTTGAACATAAATGAAAATGGctaaaaaacaaaatacattgcgatatgaaaataaacaaaactaactgCCTATAGCACGGTGGTTAACACGGTCGCCTCCTCTTATTTGAGATTCATCAATTAATGACCCAATACGATGCCCGAGATGGCGCTTAGGACTGGATGGtttgaaaatacatgaaaacTCAACAGGTTGAGAAGGTTTTGAatgatttttaaacatattcagcattcttatttttttaatcggGCATCGGGCAATGATGAAGTTTTAAAAATCAAATCGATTCTTGTGCATGTGTGAAGATCAACTTCCCATACAATCAAATcgctaacgacatcaaacgatgTGAATAGCGATACGCCATTTTTCAAACTAAAGGCGAAGTAAACTTGCTACAACGGTTTAATGGATTTAAGTTACTGTTGGATATTCAAATCCATATTTTCTATAACTCGacatatttattatcaatttgaTTGAGCTTTCTATCTTTCCTACAAAACATGGCAATATTTCAATGTCGTAACGAAGTGTGGAGTAAGGTTTTTCGAAGCGGTAGTGCGTACGCGACACGTTTGCCTATAACAaatattattgtgtgttttttaagtttatGGTTACAATCATCAATTAAAAATGGCGCCTTTCTGATATTTTTCacataaatagaggatatttgttcatgtcagtgtaagatcgtttgttattgcacgagtgatcatagaaaatattatttttctacgATCACACAaacaatcttacactgacatgaacaaattttctgattgttttatgcccctttttcaagaaaataatcaacagctgtttccctttcgctgaaaagttaccctttctcccgtggcgtgcctcaatacatttcaatacgcaaaatgacgtcattagtgtttgttataccagcgaaattctccgattaaactcttttacaaaataaataaacggtgaagaaagaataaaataaaacgaaaatttgttggattcggcggaATGTCGGTTTTAACAAGCACGTCCTTGTTAAATGGGTCAAACAAgagaagtaaatcttgatatgataatctaaaaatataaaaagtagttccgaaaatttgttattttcaccgatgtaaagaacaatttgtttattttcactgctgttttttcactgcagaaatgtcatattttatcattaggt
Encoded here:
- the LOC127833580 gene encoding 2'-deoxynucleoside 5'-phosphate N-hydrolase 1-like, yielding MKIFFGGSMRGGRQDAEIYERLIEKLQTYGEVLTDHVGSKDVEKNETDATDKCIYDRVVRWLEESDVVVAEVTQTSIGVGYEIGRAVAMGKKILCLCRPSPDKRLSAMIAGAHNGTTFVVKNYTEEEAEQIFKDFLT